TAACAGCAACTGGAGAGATATTTATTTCTTCTGGAAACTCTAAAAAGTCTTCTGTTAGTTTGACGACTTTCTCTGGCATTGTCGCTGAAAAAAGAGCATTTTGGCGTTTTTTACTAGAAATAATTTCCAACAAACGATTAATTTGTGGCTGAAAACCCATATCCAAAATACGGTCTGCCTCATCCATTATCATCGTCTTAATTTTTCTTAGATTCAGTTCATTTCTCTGATAAATATCTAAAAGCCTTCCTGGAGTAGCGATAATCAAATCCATCCCTTCCCTTACTTGCTCCAACTGCCTTTTTATGCTTCCACTTCCTCCATATAATGCTACGGCACGCAAATCTGTATATTTACTAAGCATTTCGAAGTGTTCGTAAATCTGCATGACAAGCTCACGAGTAGGGGCAAGAATTAAGGCACGAGGCTCATTTCCTTGTGCATATTTGAGTTTCATCAAGAGAGGCAACATAAAAGCAGCCGTTTTTCCTGTTCCTGTCTGTGCTACGCCAATAACATCATGTCCAGCCAAAAGCAAAGGAATTGCCTTTTCTTGAATCGGACTAGGTTTTTCATACCCTGCTTCTTCAATGGCGTTGAGGAGTTGTCTGTTTAATTTAAAATCTTCGAAAGTCATTCTTTAATCAGTTAGTAGTTACCAGTAATCAGTAACCAGTTTTTTCAATTTCTTTTTTATTTATCTCTTACTGTCAAAGGCAATCCTTTACCCTATATTTATCGTTCATAATTAATTTATCACTAACCATTAACTATTTATAATTAACTAAACATTGGATTTGATTCCCAAAATCTATAATTATCAGTTTCTTCAAATACTTTTGTTAATAATCTTTTTTCTACTTCTGTAAATTCTACATCTCTACGGCTCATCATTCTTTCGGCTGTTTTGAAAAGTGCATCAATGTGTGTGGTTACAAATTTGGTTTGATGGTTTCCATTGCCCCATGCAAATGACGGGATAAACTTAGGAGGAAAACCTTCTCCAAAAACATTTGCTCCTGTTCCTACAACAGTCGCTGTATTGAACATCGTACAGATTCCAGATTTGCTATGGTCACCCATCAGAAGTCCACAAAATTGAAGCTCTGTTTTTTCATAATTTTCTTCTGAGTAATTCCAAATTCTGACTGTTCCATAGTTGTTTTTTAGGTTAGAACAGTTGGTAGCTGCGCCTAAATTACACCATTCTCCAATAACGGCATTTCCTAAGAAACCGTCGTGTCCTTTATTAGAATATCCAAAAAATACACAGTTGCTGACCTCTCCACCTACTTTGCAAAACTTTCCAATGGTGGTGTCACCTCTCATATTTGAATTTGTATTGATAACTGAACCTTCACCAAGCGCAAACGAGCCACGAATAATTGCACCTTCCTCAACACTTGCATTTTTTCCAATATAAATCGCTCCTTTTTCTGCATTCAAAACAGCACATTTTATGCTTGCTCCTTCTTCTATAAAAATGCGTTCTTCATTATATAAAACAGTATTTTTATCTGTAACAATTTGGCTTGTGCGTCCTGTAGTAATTAAATCAAAGTCTTTTTCAATTTCTTGTTTGTTGTTTCTGAAAATATCCCACGTTCTTTGTAAGTATTGAATATTTATTTTTTCGGTACTTTGTTTTGCCACTTTTAGAGCGTAGTCATAAAATTTTTCTACGTCTTTAAACTGCTCTTTTGTCTTGAAAGCAATGAGCTGAGTTCCTTCTGCATTATCTGAGAAAATAGCTGTTTCTGACTGAAGAGTATCTATTTTTTGAAAAAAATCTAGTGTTGGTAAGGTAGCTCCATTGATGTATAGGTTCTCGTCTCCTCCAAATGAAATTGGAAACTTCTCTTGTAAGTAGCTTTGCGTTAGAAATGAAAATGTATGATTTGGAGTATCTGAATGACCTGTATTTTTAAGATACTGATTGAAATAAGTTTCAAATTTTTCTTTAATTGTCAGAATACCGACACGCAAGTCAGCTACAGGACGAGTAAATGTAAAAGGTAGTAAGTGAGTTCGGAGTGAAGCAGAATCAAAAAAAATGATATTCATAGCAAATGAAAAATGACGTGTAAATTTTATTATGCTACAAATTTACAGAAAAGTGGTATAGAAAAATGTTTTTTTTGAAAATTGATGTTTATCATTTTCTCAAATCTACAATCCAAGCAGAGGGAACGTAACTTTCTACAATAAAACTACATAGATTTGTCCACCTTGAAGCATTTATAGTAATCCAAGCATCGCAAGAAGCTACAACGTGGTTTTCTTTTTCGCTTAATTCCACGATGGATTTATCAGCTTGTTTTTCCAAAACTACTTTCCAATTCCATTGTTTTTCTTCTGCCAACTCTTCTATTATTTTCTTTAGCCTACCACTATTTGAAATCGGAGCATCTAAAATCCATATTATATCATTTATCTCTAATTCTTCAATGACTTTTCCTATAAGTTCTAAGGCTGGCAAAGTTTCTTCTACCTTTCGGTAAGTAGAGTGGATACTGGCAATGTCACGCAAGCAGTCATCCAAACCAATAAAAAGAGGTGCGCCCGAAAGTGCACACTCTGTTGTGATAAGTAAGTTATAACCATCAATAACCAAAGTAGAGTTTAGCTTTTTAAAATCATCATCAATACTAATCTCTTTATCTTTTCTTAATCTTAAACTTTGTTCATCCGAACTTGCCGATTGAATGGCTTTTCTCTGACGGTCGGTAAGATAAAATTTATCTCCTACCAGTTTTAGAGATGCTTTTGGAGAATACTCTTTAGAAAGCAGCCACGACAAATCAGAAACAGCTTGCTGAAGATTTTCTATATGTTTTGTAGCAAAAGCAGCATGGTCTTTTGGATTTGCTCCTCTGTGTTTTTGAGAATGAGGCATAGATTCAATGATTAGTTTGTAATGATTAACTACTAATTGGAATTACATAATTTTCTAATGAAATAACTATTTTAGCATTTCACTTACAACTTATAATTTAACCACTAATCACTAAACTATGGTTCAAATGTCCATAAGATGCTTTCTACTTCACGAATGTAATCACGCTTTTTGTGTGTAGGAGCATAAATAAAACCTTCAATGTAGTAGAGTCTGTTTTTAGTCTCATCTACAATCAAATATCCTAAGAAAGGACCTCCAGAAGTATTTGAAGTAAGTTTCCAAAGCGCACGAATTTCTATAGCATAGCTTCCTTTGAAATTAATTTCCTGTGAAAAATAAGGAATTACATCTGTTTGGTCTGTCATATACGAACCTCTATCTGGGTCTTTCATGTAGGCTTCGCCAAGCTCTCTTCGCCACGCCAAAACGCTATCAGCACTCAGCTGTTTTTGTGAGGTATAAGGTTTATAGGCTACAAAAACATTTCGGTCTCGTCCGTTTGCATTGTCTATCATTCTTAGAAATACAAAACCTGAATCCTGCTCATTTATATCTTTAGCCTCTTGATAGCCTTGTGGAATACTTATTTTGAAACCGTGTTCTTTTTGGTAACGTTCCATTCTACCTGTCTGTTCTCCACCTCTAAAAGCGACTAAATAAGAGCGACGACGTTCGGTTTTATAGAAAATTTCTCTTAATTTTTCTTCATTTGCTTGTAGGTGTTTGATAAGCTGCTCATCATCTTTTCCTATCAAATAAACCACTTGCTGATTTTTAGCATTTACATCTTTTTTTACAATAAGATAAGGTGTTGTATCGGCTGCAATTCTATCTAGGCTTTCTTTTGAGAATTTTTTACGTAAAATATCACTATCTATTGTTTTGCTTTCCAATGACAAAATCACAAAAATAGAATGGTATTCTTCTAGCAAATCATTGACTTTTTTGGGAGCAGCGTGGTAGAGCTTGAAAATAGGTTCTGCTGGTTGTGGAAATCCAGGCATAGGAGCCATATAGAGTTCACGAACAGCAGCTCCTAAATCGCCTTCCCATTTACTAGAATCCATTTGGAGTAAAATTTCACCACGTCCACCCTTCGAAGGAGGAAGAAAATCTCTGTATGAGAAGGTTTTTTCTGCATCTTTTTCGCCAGAACAAGACGAGAGAGAAGTTATGGTAATTGAGAGAAAGAAGAAAAAAGTAAGTTTGAAGATGGTCTGAAATTTCATTGAAAATATTGAATTGATTTTTGTTTCCTTTATTTAACCTACTAAGGTGCATACTTAAAACACTATTGTAACACGAAAGTAACGAAAATATAGTGAGTTTTCAGACAAATTAACATTGAAATTGAATTAGAGTTTATGAGTCCTTGCTTTTGCTAAAGTGATTTGATTTTATTAGAACAGAAAAAATATTAGTTTTATGAAAATTAATCATACCAAACAAAATTTTTAATAGCTATGGAAAATACAGATTTCGAAAATAAAATAAAGCCATTTTTTTGGACAGACCACGAAACAAGTGCATCAGTTTGTTTGACTGTAGGAGAATACAAAACAGAAATTTTTGAGACACGAGCTGATGAAGGATTTGAAGGTGGTGGCTACGATTGGGCTTCGTTGGCACGAGTATTTTTAGAAGAAAAGCAACCTGAGTGGACAGAAGTTATACGTTTTGACCCTGAGGGGAGTATGTATTGTGCCTACTCCTCTGATAAAGAAGCTCTAAAAGAGTTTAGTTTGAAGTTTAAAGAAGCCTGTGAAAATGAAAAACTCATACAGGATTTGTTTTCAAGAGCAGAGTTAGATTAGTACTCATCTAAACGTATCACAATAGTCTTAGGGAAAGTATTAAGACTAAGTGCTTTCCCTAAAATTCATTTAATAGCTTTGTGTTCTCTCCATATAGGTCTGTAAAATCAAAACGGCACTTATTTTATCTACATTAGCTTTATTACGACGATTTTTTTTACTCATTCCTCCACTAATCATTGCATCTAAGGCAAGCGAAGAAGTAAAACGTTCGTCTTCCAAAGAAATAGGAATGTCTGGGAAAATGGTTTCTAATTTCTTTTGAAATTTTTCTACGGCTGCTGCATTGCTAGAAGGTGAGTTGTCTAGTCTTTTAGGCATTCCCAATACAAAAATTTCTACATTTTCTTTTTCTACATACTCCTTTAAATAATCTAACACCTCATTTTCAGCTACTGTTTCTAGTGCTGTTGCAATAATTTTATCATTGTCTGAAACGGCGAGTCCTACTCGTTTTTGCCCATAATCAATGGCTAATAATCTTCCCATAGTTTTATAACTTTATTTTTTTTATTGTAAAATACAAATCTATTTTTTGCAAAAATACATCGAAAAGAATGCTTTTCTTGGTTAGAGTTCTGATTTTATTCCTTAAATTTCATTTTAGTTCATCAAAACTACTAATCAAACCCCTTTAGATTATGAAATCATTGTTTTTAAAATCACTCATAGTTGCTGTTCCTTTGTCTTTCTATGCCTGTGGAACACCAACAACTGAAAATACATCAGCAGATACAGAAATTCAGCAAGTAGTCAATGCAGAAGCCAATACTGAGCAAGAAAATTTAGATTATGCTGAAAAACAAGAAGCTACCAATCAAGCAATCGAACTTTATAGACTTCAAAAAGAAGGTTTGTATGAAAATACATTAGCATTGGTAGATAAAGAAAATTATCCCAACTTCTCAGATAAAGAGTGGCTTGCTCTCTTGAAAAAAGAGGAAGAATCTAAGGGAGCTATTGAAAAATATGCTGTGCAGACAGTAGAATTAGAAACTCTAGCTGATGGAACGAAAGCAGTACAACTTACTGTAGATGTAACTCGTAATGGCAAGAAATACAAAGAAGAAGTAGAGCTAATAAAAATGGATAACCAAACATCTTATCTTTTAAAAGAAATTGAGTTTGAAAGCGAACAAGCAGCAACAGAAGAAGATGACGACTAAAAGTATTCTTTATTCAAAAAAATCCGTGTTTGTTAATGTCTAAACACGGATTTTTCTTTTAATCTACTTTAAAAAATATCAAATAAAAATGGATAATTCTCTAAAACAAAAAATACAAAATATTAAAATCATTCTCACTGATATAGATGGTGTAATGACAGATGGAAAAATTATTTATGATGACAATTTTTTAGAATACAAGCACTTCAATGTAAAAGATGGTTTTATCATTAAGCCTCTTCAAAAGTTAGGTTTTAAGGTGGGAGCAATTACTGGCAGAACCTCCGAAGTAGTTAAGAAAAGGTTAGAAGAACTTAATTTTGATTTTCATTATCACGGAAAAGGAGGTAAAAATGCTAAACTAACAACATTTCAGACTATTTTAAAGGACAACATAGTAAACCCTGAAAATATAGCCTATATCGGGGATGATTGGATAGACTTACCTATCTTGATGCGCTGTGGACTGAGTGCTGCTCCCAAAGATGCTATGAGTGAAGTAGTCAAGAGGGTAGATTACATCACAGAAAGAAAAGGAGGAGAAGGTGCATTTAGGGAGTTTGCAGAGCTTATTTTAGATGGACAGGACAAACTAGACGATTTGATTAAGGAATATTTGTAATTTCTTATCATTTTATCAAAATATCTTAAATCACTCAAAAACAATTAGTTTATCTGTAATTATATTTCTGATTGAGATACTAAACAAGTAAATTTAGTAAAAGCATTTTTTTACTCTGCTTTCAGATAAAAATAAAATTGCCTCATCAGATTTTACCAGCAAACGGAATGAAATATAAACACTACTTACTACTTACTTTATTATTATTATTTGTCTCTCCTACTTTTGCACAAGAGGGAACACCTCCAATGGAAGTTTTTAATCCATCCGACTACAATGGAGCTCCTGATATTCGTGCAGTCATGCAGAGTAAAAGAGGTTTTTTATATGTAAGCTCTACTGATGGAAGTATTTTGGAATACGATGGAGTATCTTGGAATAAAATTCCTGTGCCTTGTCAGTATGTCAATACTATAAAAGAAGATAAAAATGGAAATATTTTCTTTGTAGATATGTTTTTAACTTGTGCATCTTATCTACGTCCAAATACTAAAACAGGAGCTTGGGAAGTGATGCCAATAAATTTTAATTTACCAGATTCTATTAGACAAAGTGGACGAGTACAAATTAGACTACACCAAGCTAACGAAGAAATATATTTTATACTTACAAGTTCTACTCCTAATATATTTGATGGAATCAGTCAAGTTTATAAGTTTGAAAATGGCGAGCTACAACCACAAAAATTTGAACTGCCTAGTCAAAAACGTATATTCATAACTCCACAAAGAATTTTTCAATCACAAGAAGAAGGAAAAATTACGGTTTATGACTTTGAGGGTATACAAACAGATTCTATTACCATTACTATTACTTCACAACAAGGACCTTATCAAATTGAAGAGCTTGGGAAGGATAAATTTTTAATTCTAACAGTCTTTGATAATCTTTGGGTATATGATATAAAAACAAAAGAAACCAAACCACTGCTTTCCCCTAATGAAGCACAAATAATTAGTACTGCACAAGCCCTTAACTTTCACCAGCTCAACAATGGAAATATTGCTGTTGGAACAGTAAGAAAGGGACTGTTTATTCTTAATAAAGAAGGAAAAATAATCAAAAATATATCTACTGCTGAGGGTTTGAATGATGATATTGTAATGGTAACTACACAAGACCAGCAAAATCAACTTTGGGCAGGACTTTACAATGGCATTAATAAAATAGACATCAATGCACCCATTAGTGTTTGGACAAAACGAGAAGGAGTTTTGGGAAGTACGACTGATAATATTATTAAATTTCAAAACACCTACTTTGCTGCCACAATAAGCAATTTATTATATTTAGATGAAAAAGATAATCTTTGGAAGCCTGTTGAAGGCACTAATATAGAAAATCATATTGCTGGAATACTAACCCTAGAAGATGATAAAAAGCATTTATTTGTTGGAAATATCAATGGGGTGTATGAAATTGTGAGAAACGATACAGGAGGTTGGAAAGTAAAATACATTCTTCAAGCAGGGACTCAATTTAGAATTAGAGGGGTAGCAAATCATATATCCCAACCTAATAAGATATATGTTTGGACATTATTTGGAGGTATTGGATATATCAATTATGAGGAAAACCAAACACAGATACAGCCTATAGAATCATTAAAAGAAACACAAATAATAGGAGGTGTTACAAGCATAATACAGGGAGATATTTGGTCTGTAACAAGAGAAAGAAGACGTCCTTTTAAAATAGATTTACCTACTGAAGAAGTAACTATTTTACCTTATGATAGTAGTTATGTAGGTTACTATGATGGAGAATTTTTATTATATAATGGTAGCCTTGACTCTACATTCAAGTTAGACTCAGAGTATAAAAAAACATATTATCCAGAGCTAAGTCAAGTTATATCTCCATATAGTGATGAAAATTTGATTATGGCAAGAGATAGCTTAGGTTCTATTTGGCTTTTTAAAGCGCAAGAGTTTTTTGTAAGAGTGTTTCGTAAAACAGAGAAGGGCTACCAAAGAGATAATTTTTTAGAGCAGTCTCTAGGCAAATATGTTGTAAGAGGCATTTACTCAGACCCAGATGACAAAAATATAGTGTGGGTAAGCACAAGTGTAGGTGTTTTGAGAGCTGATATGTCAAAATCAGAAATTACGAGTGCTAGTCAAGAAAATTTCAATACCTATATTCGTCAAATCAAAATTGGAAAAGATTCTGTTATCTTTGATGGTAATTTTGTTCAAACTCAAAAATTGGATAATGATTCAACATTAAATATCGTCTTAGCAAATCAGCCTAAAGAAGACTTACTTTCTCTGACTTTTGATAATAATGCGATTGCTTTTAACGTCGCTTCACCATTTTTTATTGAGGAAAAGCAAATACAGTTTGCTTATTTCTTAGAAGGCTTAGATGAAAAATGGTCAGAATGGACAAGCCTAAACGTCAAAGAATACAACAATCTCAAAGAAGGAAAATACACTTTCAAAGTAAAAGCTAAAAACTATTTAGGGCAAGAAAGTACAGAAGCTACTTATCAGTTTGAGGTATTACCACCTTGGCACAGAACCACACTTGCATTCGTATTATATTTTGTTTTCGGTGCAGGAATTATTTTTGGCTCTACACGTCTTTACACGCATCGCCTAAGAAAGCAAAATGAACACTTGGAAAATATGGTTCGTGAGCGTACCGACCAAATAATGCAAGTAAATACTGAACTTCAACAACAAAATGAAGAAATTGTACAGCAAAGAGACCAGTTAGATACTAAAAATCAGCAAATTGAGGAGCAGAATAAAAATATTGTTTCTAGTATCAATTATGCAAAGCGCATTCAGACAGCCCTTTTACCAATGGAAGAGCGTGTAAAACAGCAAATTCCAAAGCATTTTATTTTTTATCAACCTCGTGATATTGTCAGTGGCGATTTTTACTGGATAGAAAAAGTAGAAGATAAAATTATCATTGCAGTAGCTGATTGTACAGGACATGGAGTTCCAGGGGCATTTATGTCTATGCTAGGAAGTAGTGGACTTTCAGACGCTGTTTTTCAGCAAAAACTCACTTCTCCAGAACTTATACTAACACATTTACACAATTATATTTTTTCAGCTCTAAAACAAAGCAAATCCGACAACCGAGACGGAATGGACATTGCCATCGTTGTTTGGAACAAAGCTCAAAATCAACTTCATTATGCAGGAGCAATGAATCCACTTTATTTTATTCAAAATGAAGAACTACAAACTATCAAAGCAGATAAAATCCCAGTAGGTGGAACTGTTTCAAGGGAGCGAATTTATACTCCTCATACTATCAATCTCACTACTGAAACAACTATTTATCTTGCTTCGGATGGTTATCAAGACCAGTTTGGTGGAAAAGATAGTAGAAAGTTTATGACAAAGCGTTTTAGAGAGCTTCTTTTAGAAATTTCTCATTTGCCAATGCCAGAACAGGAAAAACGAATGGCAGATGTTTTTGAAAGGTGGAAAGGTAGTCATAAACAAATAGATGATGTTTTGGTAATGGGAATGAAGTTGAGCTAACTTTTTATATATTTTAGTTTTTTTTGAAGCAACTCAAAACCAACTTTGCGTGTCTCTGTTAATAGAAAGAGTACAATCAAGTTATGTAGGCTTCACAGCATGTTTATGTTTTTTAGTGAAAAACGATTAAAAGGTACAGCTCATATTTTAAACTCCTTAAAAATCAAGCTGTTTGCTTCGTTTTTTTAGTGAAAAAATTGTATCTTCGTTGTGAAGTTTATTTGAACAAATACGTGTTATAATTTATTATACATTCATAGCAAAACTTTGTTCAAGTTTGCTCAATAACTACCAAAATATACAGACAATCCACCAACTTACAAGACAAAGACATACTATTATTTATCTTTTCTTGTAATAAAAAAATAGCTAGTGTTTTTATGCAACAGCAAGAAAAAACCAATATAAGAGAGAAAAAAACTACTCTTGAAAAGATGGAGCAACAACACCCTTACGTCATGATGATGTATTTGGGAGTGATGGGAATCTTTATGGCATTTACACTTTTGATGCTACTCTTTTTCAATGAATCACTGATAAAATCAGTTACACATCCAATTCAGTTTCCTTATGCCTTTTTTATCAGTACGGTAGCTATTGTAAGCAGTAGTTTTTTCTTGGAAAAAGCACGTCAAGAGTTTTATAAAGACAATTTTAAAAAATTAAGGAATAATTTATTAACTGTATTCGGATTAGGTATTGTTTTTCTTTCTCTACAAATTATTGGAGGATACGAACTTCACCAAAACAAAATCTATTTGGAAGGAAAAACAGCTGGTTCTTATCTCTATATCATCTCTGCTTTTCACATGATACACCTAATGGGAGGACTTATTTATACAGCCTATCTTACCAATCAGTACACAGACACAGCTGATGATGCTGTTCAGGTTCTCATTACAG
This is a stretch of genomic DNA from Bernardetia sp.. It encodes these proteins:
- a CDS encoding DUF4837 family protein, whose product is MKFQTIFKLTFFFFLSITITSLSSCSGEKDAEKTFSYRDFLPPSKGGRGEILLQMDSSKWEGDLGAAVRELYMAPMPGFPQPAEPIFKLYHAAPKKVNDLLEEYHSIFVILSLESKTIDSDILRKKFSKESLDRIAADTTPYLIVKKDVNAKNQQVVYLIGKDDEQLIKHLQANEEKLREIFYKTERRRSYLVAFRGGEQTGRMERYQKEHGFKISIPQGYQEAKDINEQDSGFVFLRMIDNANGRDRNVFVAYKPYTSQKQLSADSVLAWRRELGEAYMKDPDRGSYMTDQTDVIPYFSQEINFKGSYAIEIRALWKLTSNTSGGPFLGYLIVDETKNRLYYIEGFIYAPTHKKRDYIREVESILWTFEP
- a CDS encoding putative sugar nucleotidyl transferase, which encodes MNIIFFDSASLRTHLLPFTFTRPVADLRVGILTIKEKFETYFNQYLKNTGHSDTPNHTFSFLTQSYLQEKFPISFGGDENLYINGATLPTLDFFQKIDTLQSETAIFSDNAEGTQLIAFKTKEQFKDVEKFYDYALKVAKQSTEKINIQYLQRTWDIFRNNKQEIEKDFDLITTGRTSQIVTDKNTVLYNEERIFIEEGASIKCAVLNAEKGAIYIGKNASVEEGAIIRGSFALGEGSVINTNSNMRGDTTIGKFCKVGGEVSNCVFFGYSNKGHDGFLGNAVIGEWCNLGAATNCSNLKNNYGTVRIWNYSEENYEKTELQFCGLLMGDHSKSGICTMFNTATVVGTGANVFGEGFPPKFIPSFAWGNGNHQTKFVTTHIDALFKTAERMMSRRDVEFTEVEKRLLTKVFEETDNYRFWESNPMFS
- a CDS encoding KdsC family phosphatase is translated as MDNSLKQKIQNIKIILTDIDGVMTDGKIIYDDNFLEYKHFNVKDGFIIKPLQKLGFKVGAITGRTSEVVKKRLEELNFDFHYHGKGGKNAKLTTFQTILKDNIVNPENIAYIGDDWIDLPILMRCGLSAAPKDAMSEVVKRVDYITERKGGEGAFREFAELILDGQDKLDDLIKEYL
- a CDS encoding heme-copper oxidase subunit III, with product MQQQEKTNIREKKTTLEKMEQQHPYVMMMYLGVMGIFMAFTLLMLLFFNESLIKSVTHPIQFPYAFFISTVAIVSSSFFLEKARQEFYKDNFKKLRNNLLTVFGLGIVFLSLQIIGGYELHQNKIYLEGKTAGSYLYIISAFHMIHLMGGLIYTAYLTNQYTDTADDAVQVLITVTNPYEKVKLQLLTIYWHFMDILWVGIFIGFLIALF
- a CDS encoding DUF434 domain-containing protein, whose product is MPHSQKHRGANPKDHAAFATKHIENLQQAVSDLSWLLSKEYSPKASLKLVGDKFYLTDRQRKAIQSASSDEQSLRLRKDKEISIDDDFKKLNSTLVIDGYNLLITTECALSGAPLFIGLDDCLRDIASIHSTYRKVEETLPALELIGKVIEELEINDIIWILDAPISNSGRLKKIIEELAEEKQWNWKVVLEKQADKSIVELSEKENHVVASCDAWITINASRWTNLCSFIVESYVPSAWIVDLRK
- a CDS encoding SpoIIE family protein phosphatase; translated protein: MKYKHYLLLTLLLLFVSPTFAQEGTPPMEVFNPSDYNGAPDIRAVMQSKRGFLYVSSTDGSILEYDGVSWNKIPVPCQYVNTIKEDKNGNIFFVDMFLTCASYLRPNTKTGAWEVMPINFNLPDSIRQSGRVQIRLHQANEEIYFILTSSTPNIFDGISQVYKFENGELQPQKFELPSQKRIFITPQRIFQSQEEGKITVYDFEGIQTDSITITITSQQGPYQIEELGKDKFLILTVFDNLWVYDIKTKETKPLLSPNEAQIISTAQALNFHQLNNGNIAVGTVRKGLFILNKEGKIIKNISTAEGLNDDIVMVTTQDQQNQLWAGLYNGINKIDINAPISVWTKREGVLGSTTDNIIKFQNTYFAATISNLLYLDEKDNLWKPVEGTNIENHIAGILTLEDDKKHLFVGNINGVYEIVRNDTGGWKVKYILQAGTQFRIRGVANHISQPNKIYVWTLFGGIGYINYEENQTQIQPIESLKETQIIGGVTSIIQGDIWSVTRERRRPFKIDLPTEEVTILPYDSSYVGYYDGEFLLYNGSLDSTFKLDSEYKKTYYPELSQVISPYSDENLIMARDSLGSIWLFKAQEFFVRVFRKTEKGYQRDNFLEQSLGKYVVRGIYSDPDDKNIVWVSTSVGVLRADMSKSEITSASQENFNTYIRQIKIGKDSVIFDGNFVQTQKLDNDSTLNIVLANQPKEDLLSLTFDNNAIAFNVASPFFIEEKQIQFAYFLEGLDEKWSEWTSLNVKEYNNLKEGKYTFKVKAKNYLGQESTEATYQFEVLPPWHRTTLAFVLYFVFGAGIIFGSTRLYTHRLRKQNEHLENMVRERTDQIMQVNTELQQQNEEIVQQRDQLDTKNQQIEEQNKNIVSSINYAKRIQTALLPMEERVKQQIPKHFIFYQPRDIVSGDFYWIEKVEDKIIIAVADCTGHGVPGAFMSMLGSSGLSDAVFQQKLTSPELILTHLHNYIFSALKQSKSDNRDGMDIAIVVWNKAQNQLHYAGAMNPLYFIQNEELQTIKADKIPVGGTVSRERIYTPHTINLTTETTIYLASDGYQDQFGGKDSRKFMTKRFRELLLEISHLPMPEQEKRMADVFERWKGSHKQIDDVLVMGMKLS
- the ruvX gene encoding Holliday junction resolvase RuvX, with amino-acid sequence MGRLLAIDYGQKRVGLAVSDNDKIIATALETVAENEVLDYLKEYVEKENVEIFVLGMPKRLDNSPSSNAAAVEKFQKKLETIFPDIPISLEDERFTSSLALDAMISGGMSKKNRRNKANVDKISAVLILQTYMERTQSY
- a CDS encoding immunity 51 family protein gives rise to the protein MENTDFENKIKPFFWTDHETSASVCLTVGEYKTEIFETRADEGFEGGGYDWASLARVFLEEKQPEWTEVIRFDPEGSMYCAYSSDKEALKEFSLKFKEACENEKLIQDLFSRAELD